A single Carnobacterium inhibens subsp. inhibens DSM 13024 DNA region contains:
- a CDS encoding ABC transporter substrate-binding protein codes for MKKRKRSWLSLSLIAGTALILAACGNGNEGSTTENSDGKTTLEFWSFWGSGPRREKIEAIIEDFNASQDEIEVEHVYQPWGDIWTKSLASIAAGDPPDIIVQDINSVEQRADAQQAMNIQSYLDEEDEDIQTRFYPQLWDTIIYEDEAYALPFNTDTQVLFYNKDLFEEVGLDPENPPKTWEELEEYARALDKKNGDSWERIGFYPLWNLGTDVWALNADNGTSWFDSEGNVTINTPEKIEALEWILEWQDYYGEDTINTYEAEFGSGVTDPFVSGLVGIRAQNINYYTELLENAPDDFNFGVVALPEHEEGSGNWSWGGGFVLEIPYGAENPEDSYEFMKYLTSTEVQEEFGLNSFDIMANKEANENLTKHPDLDEEGQMIYELADKNLEETVITPVPLTAPDFSALVNEQIDEALLGNKTAKEALDDAQTSVESLVEQNK; via the coding sequence ATGAAGAAAAGAAAACGATCATGGCTATCACTAAGTTTGATAGCAGGAACTGCACTTATATTAGCAGCATGTGGTAATGGAAATGAAGGATCAACAACAGAAAATAGTGATGGGAAAACGACTTTAGAATTTTGGTCATTTTGGGGATCTGGTCCTCGTCGTGAAAAAATTGAAGCAATTATTGAAGACTTCAATGCTTCGCAAGATGAAATCGAAGTAGAACATGTTTACCAACCTTGGGGGGATATATGGACAAAATCATTAGCTTCGATTGCTGCGGGAGATCCACCTGATATTATTGTTCAAGATATTAATTCGGTTGAACAACGAGCAGATGCACAACAAGCAATGAATATTCAAAGTTATCTAGATGAAGAAGACGAAGATATTCAAACGCGATTTTATCCTCAACTATGGGACACTATCATTTATGAAGATGAAGCCTATGCACTACCTTTTAATACAGATACTCAAGTCCTTTTTTATAATAAAGATCTATTTGAAGAAGTTGGTTTAGACCCAGAAAATCCGCCTAAAACATGGGAAGAATTAGAAGAATATGCAAGAGCTTTGGACAAGAAAAATGGGGATTCGTGGGAACGAATCGGTTTTTATCCATTATGGAACCTTGGTACAGATGTTTGGGCATTAAATGCTGATAATGGAACCAGCTGGTTTGATAGTGAAGGGAATGTAACCATTAATACGCCTGAAAAAATCGAAGCCTTGGAATGGATTTTGGAATGGCAAGATTACTATGGTGAAGATACCATTAATACTTATGAAGCAGAATTCGGCTCTGGTGTAACAGATCCATTTGTTTCTGGACTAGTAGGAATCCGTGCACAAAATATCAATTACTATACAGAATTACTTGAAAATGCACCGGATGATTTTAATTTTGGCGTAGTGGCTTTACCTGAACATGAAGAAGGCTCTGGCAATTGGTCATGGGGTGGAGGATTTGTATTAGAAATTCCATATGGGGCAGAGAATCCTGAAGATTCCTATGAATTTATGAAATACCTGACTTCAACTGAAGTACAAGAAGAATTTGGGTTGAATAGTTTTGATATCATGGCAAATAAAGAAGCAAATGAAAATCTGACGAAACATCCAGACTTAGATGAGGAAGGGCAAATGATTTATGAATTGGCAGATAAGAATCTTGAAGAAACGGTTATTACACCGGTACCATTAACAGCTCCAGATTTTTCTGCATTAGTGAATGAACAAATCGATGAGGCTTTGCTTGGAAACAAAACAGCCAAAGAAGCTTTGGATGATGCACAAACTTCTGTTGAAAGCCTTGTTGAACAAAATAAATAA
- a CDS encoding cysteine hydrolase family protein: protein MLFVIDMQNDFVDEEKGILSVKNAEKLVPKIIQEIKDQEKKGEPIYYTLNQHELEDDNRSDEEKKWGLELFGPLKEALKKHHALKKKFHSISPEDAEELRNQYEDDPDRIIEFVGVETNVCVLSNAIMLHNSFPLATISVLENVCVGSTEELHKETLDVLKSLKIEVH, encoded by the coding sequence ATGCTTTTTGTAATCGATATGCAAAATGATTTTGTAGACGAAGAAAAAGGGATCCTTTCAGTGAAAAATGCTGAAAAGTTAGTACCCAAGATAATCCAAGAAATAAAAGATCAAGAAAAAAAAGGTGAACCAATTTATTACACACTAAATCAACATGAGCTAGAAGATGATAATCGTTCAGATGAAGAAAAAAAATGGGGTCTAGAACTTTTCGGGCCTTTGAAAGAAGCTTTAAAAAAACATCATGCGCTTAAAAAGAAATTTCATTCCATTTCGCCTGAAGATGCAGAAGAATTAAGAAATCAATATGAAGATGATCCTGATCGAATCATTGAATTTGTCGGTGTTGAAACGAATGTGTGTGTATTGTCTAATGCCATTATGTTACACAATTCTTTCCCACTTGCTACCATCAGTGTATTGGAAAATGTGTGTGTAGGATCTACTGAAGAATTGCATAAGGAAACGCTAGATGTATTAAAAAGCTTAAAAATAGAGGTCCATTGA
- a CDS encoding general stress protein: MKKIQGAYPTIEETTTKVEQLLKEGYRSDNITVVASKENIEAIQGQTLAEVEAVTTEEQSTSVWDKVKNVFSNEEDSPLGKYGFDKETTQKYTDAIKNDEFVVLIDDDTQQIEDDQKAQPIFVAPNANTTAPGFGVNPIIPGVGPTPGSSNKDSNGGTLADPHLPNIEDHPK, encoded by the coding sequence ATGAAAAAAATTCAAGGTGCATATCCTACGATTGAAGAAACAACCACAAAAGTTGAACAACTTTTAAAAGAAGGTTATCGATCAGATAACATTACTGTAGTTGCAAGTAAAGAAAATATAGAAGCGATTCAAGGACAGACCTTAGCAGAAGTTGAAGCTGTTACAACTGAAGAACAGTCAACTTCGGTATGGGATAAAGTAAAAAATGTTTTTTCAAATGAGGAAGACAGTCCACTTGGAAAATATGGTTTTGATAAGGAAACAACACAAAAATACACTGATGCCATTAAAAACGACGAATTTGTGGTACTTATCGATGATGATACTCAGCAGATAGAAGATGATCAAAAAGCCCAACCAATCTTTGTTGCTCCAAATGCGAATACTACGGCTCCAGGTTTTGGGGTAAATCCGATTATTCCAGGAGTAGGACCAACACCGGGATCATCAAACAAAGACTCTAATGGTGGTACACTTGCAGATCCTCATTTACCAAATATAGAGGATCATCCTAAGTAA
- a CDS encoding peptide ABC transporter substrate-binding protein, with protein MKQNFNKLGLLTLASFAVLSACGNNNESDSQNTDEEKQVLNLSAESEMDTMDTTISTTNFTPMNNVFEGLMTYDLDGNLVPGNAMEMPAVSEDGLTYTFTIRDDANWSNGDTVTADDFVFAWKRMVDPENGSGYAYLFSGIVNNAEAILNGENAVADLGVEAVDEKTLQVTLEKPVPYFLDVLTIPCYFPQNEAFVMEQGENYGLNAENAIYNGPFTLAEWDSTSGDSWKYLKNNEYWDKDTVQLDEIDTQVVKEVGTGLNLYESGELDSISLSGDFVAQYTENTDFKTNDKAWIYYIEVNHEVPELANENIRKALTYAINRQGFTDNVLLNGSHPIFGHVPNGLSKNPETGVDFREDAGDVVEYNVAIAQEAWQAGLDELGTDSFSLELTTSDSEDSKKLAEFLQSELQNNLPGLTIDIRQMPDNSRLDNIKSGNYQIATSYWLADFADPINFVERFDTDINRGNYSFEDIDALVDQSNQEYDDALARWNTLIEIEKVALGEHYVDVPIYQTAEAYLEKPFVKDIYRPVFGSRSFKYASIDEAQKD; from the coding sequence ATGAAACAGAACTTTAATAAACTTGGATTGCTAACCCTTGCTTCTTTTGCCGTATTAAGTGCCTGTGGAAACAATAATGAGAGTGACAGCCAGAACACTGACGAAGAAAAGCAAGTTTTAAATTTATCAGCTGAATCAGAAATGGATACAATGGATACGACAATATCTACTACTAACTTTACGCCGATGAATAATGTTTTTGAGGGACTGATGACCTACGACCTTGATGGAAATCTAGTGCCAGGAAATGCAATGGAGATGCCGGCAGTTTCAGAAGATGGATTGACCTACACTTTTACGATTCGTGACGATGCAAACTGGTCAAATGGTGATACGGTTACTGCAGATGATTTTGTGTTTGCTTGGAAAAGAATGGTGGACCCGGAAAATGGTTCTGGGTATGCTTACTTATTTTCAGGAATCGTTAACAATGCTGAAGCTATTTTAAATGGTGAAAATGCTGTTGCTGATCTTGGAGTTGAAGCAGTTGATGAAAAGACCCTGCAAGTAACGTTAGAAAAACCTGTACCCTATTTCCTTGATGTTTTAACGATTCCATGTTATTTCCCACAAAATGAAGCTTTTGTAATGGAACAAGGTGAAAATTATGGCTTGAATGCTGAGAACGCTATTTATAATGGTCCTTTTACTTTAGCTGAATGGGATTCTACCTCAGGCGATTCTTGGAAATACCTAAAAAACAATGAATATTGGGACAAAGATACTGTTCAGTTAGACGAAATTGATACACAAGTCGTCAAAGAAGTTGGAACCGGACTTAATCTATATGAATCTGGCGAACTAGATTCTATTTCCCTTTCTGGTGATTTTGTTGCTCAATATACTGAAAATACAGATTTTAAAACAAATGATAAGGCTTGGATCTACTACATTGAAGTGAATCATGAAGTTCCCGAATTAGCGAATGAAAATATCCGCAAAGCGCTAACTTATGCCATTAATCGTCAAGGATTCACAGATAATGTTCTCTTAAATGGTTCTCATCCAATTTTCGGCCACGTCCCTAATGGATTATCTAAAAATCCCGAGACAGGTGTTGACTTTCGTGAGGATGCAGGTGATGTAGTCGAGTACAATGTCGCAATAGCTCAAGAAGCTTGGCAAGCAGGGCTAGATGAATTAGGAACAGATAGCTTTTCATTGGAGTTGACGACATCTGATTCTGAAGACAGCAAAAAATTAGCCGAATTCTTACAAAGTGAATTGCAAAATAATCTGCCAGGATTAACGATCGATATTCGACAAATGCCTGATAACTCTAGATTAGATAATATCAAGTCTGGAAATTACCAAATCGCTACTTCTTATTGGTTAGCTGACTTTGCTGATCCAATAAACTTTGTTGAACGTTTTGATACCGATATTAATCGTGGTAATTATTCATTTGAAGACATTGACGCACTTGTTGATCAAAGCAACCAAGAATACGATGATGCTTTAGCAAGATGGAACACGTTAATTGAAATTGAAAAAGTAGCTTTGGGTGAACATTATGTTGATGTCCCAATATACCAAACAGCGGAAGCTTATCTTGAAAAACCTTTTGTAAAAGACATTTACCGTCCGGTTTTCGGTAGCCGCAGCTTCAAATATGCTTCTATCGATGAAGCACAAAAAGACTAG
- a CDS encoding DegV family protein: MKLKVVTDSTVELTNEEITRYGITIVPLSSMINNVTYHDDIELSNEEFLLKMKQSPELPKSSQPPVGKFLDAYNQLTADGSEVLSIHVTETISGTVHSAHQAAGLANGKVTVIDSEFCARGQAFQVLAAAEFASTASSMEELLNHLEDIRSRTVLYISIANLENMIKGGRIGKTMGKFTSLMNIKATLEMTDGKLHSDSKGRGTKSIVKRYKEICHTLHDAPKKVMSIGFTHVGMSDYSTTILNMLKTTFPHVEPMVSYASPSVMTHAGPEAISVQFLLEK; encoded by the coding sequence ATGAAATTAAAAGTTGTAACCGATTCAACAGTTGAATTAACTAATGAAGAAATAACTCGTTATGGTATTACGATAGTTCCATTATCTTCTATGATCAATAACGTAACCTACCATGATGATATTGAATTATCAAACGAAGAGTTCTTACTAAAAATGAAACAATCCCCTGAATTGCCAAAATCTTCTCAACCGCCTGTTGGGAAATTTTTAGATGCTTATAACCAGTTAACGGCTGATGGAAGTGAAGTGTTATCTATACATGTAACCGAAACCATAAGTGGAACCGTCCACTCTGCTCATCAAGCTGCCGGTTTAGCTAATGGAAAAGTAACTGTTATCGACTCTGAATTTTGTGCTCGCGGACAAGCGTTTCAAGTGCTTGCTGCAGCTGAATTTGCTAGCACTGCTTCTTCAATGGAAGAACTATTAAATCATTTAGAAGATATACGATCAAGAACTGTTCTTTATATCAGTATTGCCAACCTTGAAAATATGATAAAAGGCGGTCGAATTGGTAAAACTATGGGCAAATTTACTTCGTTAATGAATATCAAAGCTACTTTAGAAATGACTGATGGAAAACTTCATTCAGATTCTAAAGGACGTGGAACGAAGTCCATTGTGAAGCGCTATAAAGAAATCTGTCACACACTTCATGATGCACCTAAAAAAGTCATGTCGATTGGTTTTACTCATGTGGGTATGAGCGACTATTCGACTACCATTTTAAACATGTTAAAAACGACCTTTCCACATGTTGAACCAATGGTTTCTTATGCCAGTCCTAGTGTTATGACGCATGCTGGTCCAGAAGCTATTTCTGTTCAGTTCTTATTAGAAAAGTAA
- a CDS encoding PepSY domain-containing protein: MLTKLKLGLVSGSALILLAACSTETPNEEAPASTSESEATSSMESSSMMESESSSSVASSENFEGKSFSVTYEQAVADFQKAYPDAAISSVDFDKDFGEYTFEINGFDDTQEIEWEVNAETGEETKNNTEKKDSDFDDQELMTDDVMAIDELIAKAEEEAPNATMVSWNIEADDDTKIPLFTGEFEEGNNEVDVHLNAETGEFLSVEND, from the coding sequence ATGTTAACTAAATTAAAATTAGGATTGGTTAGTGGAAGTGCATTAATATTGTTAGCCGCATGTAGTACAGAAACACCAAATGAGGAAGCACCTGCTTCGACATCTGAATCTGAGGCAACTAGTTCAATGGAAAGTTCTTCAATGATGGAGTCTGAAAGCTCTAGTTCTGTAGCATCTTCAGAAAATTTTGAAGGAAAGAGTTTTTCAGTAACCTATGAACAAGCAGTTGCTGATTTCCAAAAAGCTTATCCGGATGCAGCAATCTCTTCAGTTGATTTTGACAAAGATTTTGGTGAATATACATTTGAAATCAACGGATTTGATGATACTCAAGAAATTGAATGGGAAGTCAATGCAGAAACCGGGGAAGAAACAAAAAACAACACAGAAAAGAAAGATTCAGACTTTGATGATCAAGAGTTAATGACTGATGATGTAATGGCTATTGATGAATTGATTGCAAAAGCTGAGGAAGAAGCACCTAATGCTACGATGGTTTCTTGGAATATAGAGGCAGATGATGATACAAAAATTCCGTTATTTACCGGCGAATTTGAAGAAGGAAATAATGAAGTAGATGTGCATTTAAATGCTGAAACTGGAGAATTCTTATCTGTAGAAAATGACTAA
- a CDS encoding ATP-grasp domain-containing protein: MNVKKIYIIHENNDWTRHLTARLDELKAPYELWDLSDGMIDIQEEPPEGIFYNRMSASSHTRGHRYAPELTDNLLTWLESHHAVVFNGTKAIELEVSKLKQHLALQKYGIKTPETYGAVGKENILKAAEKLNQFPFIIKHNRAGKGLGVRLLNSIEELKAYVDGPEFEDSIDGISLIQAYVKPADGTIVRSEFIGGKFFYAVKVDSSDGFELCPADSCQIGDVPVANKFTIIDSLPNEQIEQYEQFLKGQHIDVAAIEFIFDVNGQAQAYDVNTNTNYNADAEKAAGKYAMLELANFLKSELEKR; this comes from the coding sequence ATAAACGTGAAAAAAATTTATATTATACATGAAAATAATGATTGGACAAGACATTTAACAGCACGATTAGATGAGCTAAAGGCTCCTTATGAATTATGGGATTTATCTGATGGCATGATTGATATTCAAGAAGAACCTCCAGAAGGAATTTTTTATAATCGAATGAGTGCTTCCTCGCATACTCGCGGACATCGATACGCTCCTGAATTAACGGATAATCTTTTAACGTGGTTGGAAAGCCATCATGCGGTGGTCTTTAATGGGACTAAAGCCATCGAGTTAGAAGTAAGCAAATTGAAACAACATTTAGCCTTACAAAAATATGGAATCAAGACACCAGAGACTTATGGAGCTGTAGGAAAAGAAAACATTCTTAAAGCAGCTGAAAAGTTAAATCAATTTCCTTTTATCATTAAACACAATCGTGCTGGAAAAGGTCTTGGAGTTCGATTGTTGAACTCTATAGAAGAGCTAAAAGCTTACGTTGATGGCCCTGAATTTGAAGACTCAATTGATGGCATCAGTTTGATTCAAGCATACGTTAAGCCAGCTGATGGGACGATCGTCCGCTCCGAATTCATTGGCGGAAAGTTCTTTTATGCTGTAAAAGTCGACTCAAGTGATGGGTTTGAATTATGCCCAGCAGACAGCTGCCAAATTGGTGATGTGCCAGTAGCGAATAAATTTACGATCATTGATTCATTGCCAAATGAACAGATTGAACAATATGAACAATTCCTTAAAGGACAACACATTGATGTAGCAGCCATTGAATTCATTTTTGATGTTAACGGACAAGCTCAGGCTTACGATGTCAATACAAACACCAACTATAACGCTGATGCTGAAAAAGCAGCAGGAAAATATGCTATGTTGGAGTTGGCAAATTTCTTGAAATCAGAATTAGAAAAAAGATAA
- a CDS encoding dicarboxylate/amino acid:cation symporter translates to MKTKKKWIKKPSLTIQVLIGAMAGIVVGYFSKTVGLQLEIFGTIFMNLIQMIIIPLIFPVIILAIVNISDTKSFGKVAGKSFVYFFSVTTGLIILSILAGKWTAIGSHFEAGNMTTESLDGIASGIDFQTFFLSIVPSNLFQAFAEGNLLPILFFGVLLGLALVSIGEKAQPVISFFESWSQAMFKMIDYAISFAPIGVFGFLAYDIAAYGIGNLFSLGQFVLFTYVAFAVVVFVIFPIIAWLFHIPYFALLKTIGDLVLVVFTTGSSSVVLPSLIDRLKKYGVSPAVSSFVTPLGYSFNLNGACVYISLATMFIVNMYDVTLGLGEIIALVLFLTIVTKGIATVPSGAVVVLLAAATQLGLPAEGVALMVSVDFFINMGRSAVNVIGNALAPVIIAQTEKELAYGKTRVQMAKELK, encoded by the coding sequence ATGAAAACGAAGAAAAAATGGATCAAAAAGCCCAGTTTAACGATACAAGTCCTGATAGGGGCTATGGCTGGTATAGTGGTAGGTTATTTTAGCAAAACGGTAGGACTTCAATTGGAAATTTTTGGAACGATTTTTATGAATTTAATTCAAATGATCATTATACCGCTTATTTTCCCAGTCATTATTTTAGCTATCGTCAACATCAGTGATACTAAAAGTTTTGGGAAAGTAGCGGGAAAATCTTTTGTGTACTTTTTTTCGGTCACTACAGGGTTGATTATTCTGAGTATCTTAGCCGGAAAATGGACAGCTATCGGCAGTCATTTTGAAGCGGGAAACATGACGACTGAATCGCTTGACGGTATTGCCAGCGGGATTGATTTTCAAACCTTTTTCTTGAGTATTGTACCCAGTAATCTATTTCAAGCTTTCGCAGAAGGCAATCTATTGCCGATCCTCTTTTTTGGCGTCTTACTCGGATTGGCTTTAGTCTCAATAGGAGAAAAAGCTCAACCTGTTATTTCGTTCTTTGAATCATGGTCTCAAGCCATGTTTAAAATGATTGACTATGCGATTTCCTTTGCGCCTATTGGAGTATTCGGCTTTCTAGCTTACGATATAGCAGCTTATGGAATCGGAAACTTATTTTCATTAGGCCAATTTGTCCTATTTACGTATGTAGCATTTGCAGTTGTCGTTTTTGTGATTTTTCCCATTATAGCTTGGCTATTCCATATACCTTACTTTGCTTTATTAAAAACTATTGGAGATCTTGTCCTAGTCGTATTTACGACTGGAAGTTCAAGTGTCGTTTTGCCTTCTTTGATTGATCGACTAAAGAAATATGGGGTGTCGCCAGCAGTTTCTTCATTTGTTACACCACTAGGCTATTCATTTAATTTAAATGGAGCATGTGTCTATATTAGCTTAGCAACTATGTTTATTGTTAATATGTATGATGTAACGTTAGGGTTAGGAGAAATTATTGCATTAGTCTTATTCTTAACGATTGTTACCAAAGGGATCGCAACTGTTCCATCAGGAGCGGTCGTAGTGTTACTAGCGGCAGCGACGCAACTTGGCTTGCCGGCTGAAGGAGTGGCTTTGATGGTTTCAGTAGATTTCTTTATCAATATGGGTCGTTCTGCAGTTAACGTGATTGGAAATGCATTAGCGCCAGTTATTATTGCTCAGACAGAAAAAGAATTGGCTTACGGTAAAACACGGGTACAAATGGCAAAAGAACTGAAATAG
- a CDS encoding 1-phosphofructokinase family hexose kinase: protein MIYTITLNPTIDRLLYLEDELTKEKNNRLESIAYDLGGKGHHGSYAMSKLGVENLALGFCGTTNKSKLEKILEEKGINHDFVDIYGKPTRESYVILEKNISGSILITERGYAVSSYDKSLLFDKIEEKVEAEDTVLIAGSMPPGFEITDLEKLLELLKGIGCFIACDLSGEALKTAVKAGVNFIKPNRFEIQELSTQGESLVDTVKELTKTIEYVIVSQGGKGSLCGHGNEFYQIGVPTVVVVNDTGAGDCFVGSFLASLAQKKSFVDALTLATACSASKVQHKDSTSFNVRDAQNLQKKVTVEKVG, encoded by the coding sequence ATGATTTATACGATTACGTTAAATCCAACAATTGATCGATTGTTGTATCTTGAAGACGAATTAACAAAAGAAAAAAACAATCGTTTGGAAAGTATTGCTTATGATTTAGGTGGAAAAGGCCACCACGGTTCCTACGCTATGAGTAAGTTAGGAGTAGAAAATCTGGCATTAGGATTTTGCGGCACCACAAATAAAAGCAAACTTGAAAAGATATTAGAAGAAAAGGGTATTAACCATGACTTTGTGGACATTTATGGTAAACCCACTAGAGAAAGTTATGTAATATTAGAAAAAAACATCAGCGGCAGTATTTTGATCACAGAGCGGGGTTACGCTGTTTCGAGTTATGATAAGTCTCTATTGTTTGATAAAATTGAAGAAAAAGTTGAAGCTGAGGATACGGTGTTGATTGCAGGTTCAATGCCGCCTGGTTTTGAGATCACTGATTTAGAAAAATTGTTAGAACTATTGAAAGGTATTGGCTGCTTTATTGCTTGCGATCTTTCAGGTGAAGCATTGAAGACAGCAGTAAAAGCAGGCGTGAATTTTATTAAACCGAATCGATTTGAGATCCAAGAACTTTCAACCCAAGGAGAATCTTTAGTAGATACCGTTAAAGAATTAACGAAGACGATCGAGTATGTGATCGTTTCTCAAGGTGGAAAAGGCAGTTTGTGCGGTCATGGAAATGAGTTCTATCAAATTGGCGTTCCTACAGTTGTTGTCGTAAATGATACCGGTGCTGGTGATTGTTTTGTAGGTTCATTTTTAGCAAGTTTGGCACAAAAGAAATCATTTGTTGACGCGTTGACCTTAGCCACAGCTTGTTCAGCTAGTAAAGTCCAACACAAAGACAGTACTTCATTTAACGTCAGAGATGCACAAAATTTACAAAAGAAAGTAACGGTAGAAAAAGTAGGATAA
- a CDS encoding MurR/RpiR family transcriptional regulator: MDLEVLVNQHYQELNENDLQIISYVMKHKNKCQTMPIVELAKKTLTSKSSIVRLAKKLGFSGFSEFKYSLKNGSEQLQINEEQVSFSSMQSVDSQATLKLFNQTDLSPILKEIHAAKRIFCYGTGWGQRDVLSDFRRNFVPLEKFFILLSAQRELQMAAASTITEDDLLIVLSLSGDIQEVKDEMNMLKLKGIPILSITNLRNNNLASMATHNLYFQATPIVLNGEDIFSFLSLFQVTDSLFRAYLDYYQQNKIERQEH, translated from the coding sequence TTGGACCTAGAAGTACTCGTTAATCAACATTACCAAGAACTAAATGAAAATGATTTACAAATTATATCATACGTTATGAAACATAAAAATAAATGCCAAACGATGCCTATTGTTGAATTGGCCAAAAAAACACTTACTTCGAAATCATCCATTGTAAGGTTGGCAAAAAAATTAGGTTTTTCAGGGTTTAGTGAATTCAAATACAGTTTAAAAAATGGTTCCGAACAATTGCAAATAAATGAGGAACAAGTGAGTTTCAGCTCAATGCAAAGTGTAGATAGTCAAGCAACTTTAAAGTTATTCAATCAAACCGATTTATCACCTATTTTAAAAGAAATCCATGCTGCTAAACGTATTTTTTGTTATGGCACAGGTTGGGGACAAAGAGATGTTCTATCTGATTTCAGACGAAATTTTGTACCATTAGAAAAGTTTTTCATTCTTCTTTCTGCTCAAAGAGAGTTGCAAATGGCCGCAGCGTCGACTATCACAGAAGACGATTTATTGATTGTTTTATCATTAAGTGGCGATATCCAAGAAGTTAAAGACGAGATGAACATGCTTAAACTGAAAGGGATTCCCATTTTATCGATCACTAACTTAAGAAACAATAATTTAGCTTCTATGGCGACCCATAACCTTTATTTTCAAGCAACACCAATCGTATTGAATGGAGAAGATATCTTTTCTTTCTTATCGCTTTTTCAAGTCACCGATTCTTTATTTAGAGCGTATCTGGATTATTACCAACAAAATAAAATTGAAAGGCAGGAACACTAA
- a CDS encoding 6-phospho-alpha-glucosidase encodes MTLKKQSILVAGGGSTFTPGIIMMLLENLEIFPIRQIKFYDNDEERQKQIADAVEIVLKERAPEIEFLATTDPETAFTDIDFVMAHIRVGKYAMREQDEKIPLKYGVIGQETCGPGGISYGMRSIGGVLELIDYMEQYSPKAWMLNYSNPAAIVAEATRKLRPNSKIINICDMPVGIEHRMAEILGLKSRKEMTVRYYGLNHFGWWTDIRDKDGNDLMPAIKKHVAEHGYVTPGELEGTPGEDIEPSWMHTYGKAKETFALDPNTLPNTYLKYYLFPQDEAEKANPEYTRANEVMDHREKQVFSECNRIANIKTAEDAKLVTDDHASYIVDLARAIAYNTRERMLLIVPNNGAIANFDPTAMVEIPCIVGSNGPEMINQGEIPRFQKGLMEQQVAVEKLVVEAWEEESYQKLWQALTVSKIVPNARVARQILDDLIVANKGYWPELK; translated from the coding sequence ATGACTTTAAAAAAACAATCAATTTTAGTAGCAGGTGGCGGAAGCACATTTACACCGGGGATCATTATGATGTTATTAGAAAACTTAGAAATATTTCCGATTCGCCAAATCAAGTTTTACGATAATGATGAGGAAAGACAAAAACAAATTGCAGATGCTGTAGAAATTGTTTTGAAAGAACGTGCTCCAGAAATTGAATTTTTAGCTACTACTGATCCAGAAACAGCTTTTACTGATATCGACTTTGTAATGGCTCATATTCGTGTAGGGAAATACGCGATGCGTGAGCAAGATGAAAAAATTCCTTTGAAATATGGTGTTATTGGTCAAGAAACATGTGGACCAGGCGGAATTTCTTATGGGATGCGTTCAATCGGCGGAGTATTAGAATTGATTGACTATATGGAACAATACTCACCAAAGGCGTGGATGTTGAATTATTCAAATCCAGCAGCAATCGTTGCGGAAGCTACACGCAAATTAAGACCAAACAGCAAAATCATCAATATTTGTGATATGCCGGTTGGGATCGAACATCGTATGGCTGAAATTTTAGGATTGAAGAGCCGTAAAGAAATGACTGTTCGTTATTATGGACTAAACCATTTTGGCTGGTGGACAGATATTCGCGATAAAGACGGCAATGATTTAATGCCCGCTATCAAAAAACACGTTGCAGAACATGGATATGTTACTCCAGGTGAATTAGAAGGTACTCCAGGTGAAGACATTGAACCGAGCTGGATGCACACATATGGCAAAGCAAAAGAAACATTTGCTTTGGATCCAAATACTTTACCAAATACGTACTTGAAGTACTACTTGTTCCCGCAAGATGAAGCTGAAAAAGCCAATCCTGAATACACTCGTGCAAATGAAGTAATGGATCACCGTGAAAAACAAGTATTCTCTGAATGCAACCGTATTGCAAATATCAAAACAGCCGAAGATGCAAAGTTAGTTACAGATGACCATGCTTCTTATATCGTTGATTTAGCTAGAGCGATTGCGTATAACACACGTGAAAGAATGTTGCTGATCGTACCGAATAATGGAGCAATCGCTAACTTTGATCCAACAGCTATGGTAGAGATTCCTTGTATCGTTGGTTCAAATGGTCCTGAAATGATCAACCAAGGAGAAATTCCTCGTTTCCAAAAAGGATTGATGGAACAACAAGTAGCCGTTGAAAAATTAGTCGTTGAAGCATGGGAAGAAGAATCATACCAAAAATTATGGCAAGCACTGACTGTCTCTAAAATTGTGCCAAATGCTCGTGTAGCTCGACAAATATTAGATGACTTAATTGTAGCTAACAAAGGTTACTGGCCTGAATTAAAATAA